The following is a genomic window from Mycolicibacterium sp. TY81.
GGTGAAGGCGCTGGCTCGAGCCGATGCCGAAAAGCCTTACGACGCACCGTCGGTGCGGCGTTACGCCTGGCACCGGGTGCGACGGATCATGCCCGCCTATGTGGTGACGGTGCTGGCGGCCTACGCGCTGTATCACTTCCGGACCGCCGGCCCCAACCCCGGACACACCTGGCTGGGGCTGCTCCGCAACCTCACGCTGACCCAGATCTACACCGACAACTACCTGTTCTCCTGGCTGCATCAGGGCCTCACCCAGATGTGGAGCCTGGCGGTGGAAGTTGCTTTCTACGTTGCCCTTCCGGTGTTGGCCTACCTGCTGATGGTGGTGCTGTGCCGGCGGCAGTGGCGGCCGGGCCGGCTGCTGGGTGCGCTGGGAGTCTTTGCCGCATCGAGCCTGGCGTGGCTGACGCTGGTGCACACCACGGATTTCCTGCCCGACGGCGCCCGGCTCTGGTTGCCGACCTACCTGATCTGGTTCGTCGGCGGCATGCTGCTCTCGGTGTTGTCCGTGATGGGGGTGCGCGCCTACGGATTCCTGTGCATCCCACTGGCTTTGGTCTGCTACCTCATCGCGTCGACGCCCATCGCCGGTGCCCCGACGACCTCGCCCGCCACGCTGCCGGAAAGCCTGTGGAAGGCGGTGCTCTACGCCGCCATCGCCACGCTGGTCGTCGCGCCGCTGGGCCTGGGGAA
Proteins encoded in this region:
- a CDS encoding acyltransferase, whose protein sequence is MTRVDSLTGVRAVAALLVVLTHAAFTTGKYTQTYIGLMYSRAEIGVPIFFVLSGFLLFTPWVKALARADAEKPYDAPSVRRYAWHRVRRIMPAYVVTVLAAYALYHFRTAGPNPGHTWLGLLRNLTLTQIYTDNYLFSWLHQGLTQMWSLAVEVAFYVALPVLAYLLMVVLCRRQWRPGRLLGALGVFAASSLAWLTLVHTTDFLPDGARLWLPTYLIWFVGGMLLSVLSVMGVRAYGFLCIPLALVCYLIASTPIAGAPTTSPATLPESLWKAVLYAAIATLVVAPLGLGNRGWYAWLLGSRPMVFLGEISYEIFLVHLVIMELVMVEVMRQHIWTGSTFALFTWTMLFTIPVSWLLHRFTRVRS